In the Deltaproteobacteria bacterium genome, TTCACAAGGTCCCCTCTCCGTGTCATTATGAGCGCCGATTTTTTAAGGAGATAATAGGGACGTTCGTAAATAAGTACAGTGGTTGGGTGGGTCCGTTGCCTATTTACTTACGTCTCTAAATACACACAGGAAGACCAAAGTGCGGCCTTTATGATCTCTGTGCCTGCGCCAACTCAGCCACCATCTTGTTTTGCTTCTTGACTCGAGGTATAGTCTGGATGGTGGGTTGCCTGGAAAAGGGAATTTCATGGTCTCCATCTATCGACCGAAAATCAATCGCTAGCAAAAAAAGTGTATTGATCCGAATTTCTCTGAAATAGCAGGAGGCCTTCTGGTGTCGTCCCAAAAACTAAATAGGGCGGTAAAATGATTTCTGACGTTACGATCTATTTTAAAGAAAATTGGGTTGATGAGCGCGGATTTGAGGAGTCTTTAAGTAAGGCTGTCCCAGAACCCCATCAGGAAGATATTTCCAAGGTCTCCTTCCATGTGCCCAAGAATTGTAAGATAATGATAGATTCAGGGATTCGCCTTTTAAGTCTGGCTAAGCAACTGAACCATGTTGGAAAAGAAGTCACCTTAATCTTCGAGGAAGGCGAAGATGGAACGATGGGTTATCTGGACAGGATTGGCTTTTTTGAACATCTAAACGAGGAAATAATGGTTTTGCCAGATAGGCCGTACTTTTCTGGGGCGAAGGTTTTTCGAGGATTTAACGAGGGGTTGGTTGAGATCGCTGGCATCAATCCAGGGCATCAAGACCCTGAGGTGCCTGGTAGACTGTCCGATGTGCTTGTCAAAAACATAAGTCACATAGAAGATTCCGATATGCTTGAAACTGCAACATACACGGTTTTTGCTGAATTGATAGATAATATATTTAGACATAGTTCCACTGAACTCGACGGTTTTGCTGCTTTACAGGTGTACAAAAACGGGGGGAGAGCCAAAGTCGTTGTTTCTGATAGTGGGATGGGGATTCTTGAAACCTTGAAGCCAGTTTTGAACCAGAATAATTCAAGGTTTAAAAGACGTTCCGACACTGACCTCATTGTTGAGGCGTTCAGCAACGGTCTGTCAAGGTTTGGAAAAGGAAATGGATGTGGCCTTAAAATGTGCGCAACTCAGGCGATGAAGTTCAAGGCCGAGCTGGATGTTCGGCTTCCAAACTCCAGGGTCCACCTTTTGCCTTCCCCGAACGGGTATGTGCCAGCTATGGCATATTGTTACGATGCAATCCCTCTCATCTGGGGCACTCATATTTGTTTCGATTTTTTCCTTGACAGATGAAAGAAGTTCTGTTTCACTGAACACGATGAATGAGAACAATAGGGTAATCATCCTTCGTGATTATATGGAAAGAGCCGATGGGTGGGGTCACGAGGAAGGACGCAAGGTTTTCAACGCGCTTTTAGCCGCCGTGGAGAAAACGCCAGCCATCCGTATTTTTAGAATATCTCTTGATGGAGTGAAGAGGACTGATGCTTCATTTCCCAGAGAGAGTGTTGTTGAACTAGCCAGGCGATATCGTGGGATCAAGGGTTTT is a window encoding:
- a CDS encoding sensor histidine kinase, translating into MISDVTIYFKENWVDERGFEESLSKAVPEPHQEDISKVSFHVPKNCKIMIDSGIRLLSLAKQLNHVGKEVTLIFEEGEDGTMGYLDRIGFFEHLNEEIMVLPDRPYFSGAKVFRGFNEGLVEIAGINPGHQDPEVPGRLSDVLVKNISHIEDSDMLETATYTVFAELIDNIFRHSSTELDGFAALQVYKNGGRAKVVVSDSGMGILETLKPVLNQNNSRFKRRSDTDLIVEAFSNGLSRFGKGNGCGLKMCATQAMKFKAELDVRLPNSRVHLLPSPNGYVPAMAYCYDAIPLIWGTHICFDFFLDR